From a region of the Synchiropus splendidus isolate RoL2022-P1 chromosome 12, RoL_Sspl_1.0, whole genome shotgun sequence genome:
- the stmn4 gene encoding stathmin-4, producing the protein MTLAAYKEKVKELPLVSLFCACLNPQTEKTPYKAEDAVDLGWCVMKDVEVIELNKRTSGQAFEVILKPPSFDGAPELNTSMPQRRDPSLEEIQKKLEAAEERRKYHEAELLKHLAEKREHEREVIQKAFEENNNFIKNAKEKLEQKMEANKENREALLAAMLERLQEKDKHAEEVRKNKELKEEACR; encoded by the exons ATGACTCTTGCAG CCTACAAGGAGAAAGTCAAAGAGCTCCCTCTGGTGTCTCTCTTCTGCGCATGTCTGAACCCACAGACAGAGAAGACACCCTACAAGGCCGAAG ATGCGGTGGACTTGGGCTGGTGCGTCATGAAAGACGTGGAGGTGATCGAGCTGAACAAGCGGACATCCGGCCAGGCTTTTGAGGTCATCCTCAAGCCTCCCTCCTTTGATGGCGCGCCAGAGCTTAACACCTCCATGCCGCAGCGCCGGGACCCGTCGCTGGAGGAGATCCAGAAGAAGCTGGAGGCTGCCGAGGAGAGGCGGAAG TATCACGAAGCCGAGCTGCTGAAGCACTTGGCTGAGAAGAGGGAGCACGAACGTGAGGTGATCCAAAAGGCTTTCGAGGAGAACAACAACTTCATCAAAAACgccaaggagaagctggagcagAAGATGGAGGCCAACAAGGAGAACAGGGAGGCGCTGCTGGCGGCCATGCTGGAGAGGCTGCAGGAGAAG GACAAACACGCAGAAGAAGTGCGGAAGAacaaggagctgaaggaggaagcCTGCCGATAG
- the il17a/f3 gene encoding interleukin 17a/f3, with the protein MMMVIRAVLLLAVTTLVTGARKNKVVSVKLDSLSGCKGKSIRVLLDSTEPQINSKPTRIIANTSVSPWTYRESLVPSRIPQVISEAECLTSACIGLRGGAEDAGLMAAPIRYQILVLHRVPKKSQRGKGKRKQQSYNLRLGVKAITVGCTCVRPTIVSQN; encoded by the exons atgatgatg GTCATCAGAGCTGTGTTGTTGCTGGCAGTCACCACTCTGGTAACTGGAGCAAGAAAAAACAAGGTGGTGTCAGTGAAGTTAGACTCCTTGAGTGGATGTAAAGGAAAGTCTATAAGGGTTTTACTGGATTCCACAGAGCCGCAGAtcaacagcaaaccaacaagAATCATCGCGAACACATCGGTGTCACCCTGGACTTACAG AGAGTCCTTGGTACCGTCTCGGATTCCACAGGTGATCTCCGAGGCCGAGTGTCTGACCTCTGCCTGTATCGGTCTGCGAGGCGGTGCAGAGGATGCAGGCTTGATGGCTGCGCCCATCAGGTACCAGATCTTGGTTCTGCACAG GGTACCAAAAAAGAGCCAGCGTGGGAAGGGGAAGAGGAAACAACAGAGCTATAATTTGAGATTGGGAGTAAAGGCGATTACAGTGGGATGTACATGTGTCAGACCCACTATTGTCTcacaaaactaa